In a single window of the Raphanus sativus cultivar WK10039 chromosome 9, ASM80110v3, whole genome shotgun sequence genome:
- the LOC108826530 gene encoding uncharacterized protein LOC108826530, whose product MACLEMYNFNGGGDMSPRISFSNDFVETRPETTKTPRSSPLSKPEGSSSAADNFEFSVSDYTMMPADELFSKGKLLPFKETNQVQRTLREELLVEDEEESSRDATNIFSVKPPIFSSSSKGRWKGLLGLKRTHVWSKNNEDPFVHMINNKQSQEAMGGREGSSCRNMKKSM is encoded by the exons ATGGCATGCTTAGAAATGTACAACTTCAATGGTGGTGGTGACATGAGTCCTAGAATCTCTTTCTCTAATGATTTTGTTGAGACTAGGCCTGAGACAACGAAGACGCCAAGATCAAGCCCTCTCTCCAAACCAGAGGGCTCTTCCTCAGCTGCTGATAACTTCGAGTTTTCTGTCTCCGACTACACAATGATGCCTGCTGATGAACTTTTCTCTAAAGGAAAGCTTTTGCCTTTCAAGGAGACTAACCAAGTCCAGAGAACATTAAGAGAAGAGCTCCTcgttgaagatgaagaagaaagttcTCGTGATGCTACCAACATCTTCTCTGTCAAGCCACCCATCTTCTCATCTTCCTCTAAGGGAAGATGGAAAGGGCTTTTGGGCCTTAAGAGGACCCATGTTTGGTCTAAGAACAATGAAGATCCATTTGTCCATATGATCAATAACAAACAGTCTCAG GAAGCAATGGGTGGACGAGAAGGCTCAAGTTGCAGGAACATGAAGAAGAGTATGTAG
- the LOC108850598 gene encoding uncharacterized protein LOC108850598: MTSSRSLSYSIDEDMHLCHVYLDVSQNPIIGINQSKDQFWARVETEYQKSEISNQQPRPRRSLQTRMTTILSAVSKLRGCVNQIENKNPNGASEQDILNQAKMLLAQDVKYKRGFKFDHVWPILKGMEKFTNNNGNAPSAFHEEGRNISSSPSFSVDPESSPSPGMNSFDLNINSDEGTSNLSSRPMGVKKAKRKLQSEEQFKQLMEQNDKLLKAITKGNSERNEIQRQKVEVAKMKEENKILFADLNSITDPASRAYIENRKQEIIRKRAQTSQSNEQGEDVQYQYHGSQYRTSQYQGDQAEGQPSHREQVQGENQMSPNDQEDYTPYYNYLDGADNNFPGF, encoded by the exons ATGACTTCAAGTCGTTCTTTATCATATTCCATTGATGAAGATATGCACTTATGTCATGTGTATCTTGATGTTTCTCAAAATCCAATCATAGGAATAAACCAGTCAAAAGATCAATTTTGGGCAAGAGTTGAAACTGAATACCAAAAGTCTGAGATTTCCAACCAGCAACCAAGACCAAGGAGATCTTTACAAACTCGAATGACTACAATTCTTTCAGCTGTCTCCAAGTTGAGGGGATGCGTTAATCAAATTGAAAACAAGAATCCTAACGGTGCTTCTGAACAAGACATT ttgaaCCAAGCAAAGATGTTATTAGCCCAAGATGTCAAATATAAAAGAGGCTTCAAATTCGACCACGTCTGGCCTATCCTCAAAGGCATggaaaaatttacaaataacaACGGTAATGCACCTAGTGCATTCCACGAAGAAGGTCGTAATATTTCATCATCCCCATCATTTTCAGTTGATCCTGAGTCATCACCATCCCCCGGTATGAATTCATTTGATCTAAATATAAATTCTGACGAAGGCACTTCTAATTTATCTTCAAGACCTATGGGTGTGAAGAAAGCTAAGAGAAAATTACAATCTGAAGAACAATTTAAACAATTGATGGAGCAAAATGATAAACTTCTCAAAGCTATAACTAAAGGTAATTCGGAACGAAATGAAATTCAAAGGCAAAAGGTCGAGGTAgcaaaaatgaaagaagagaataaaatattattcgCAGATTTGAATTCTATAACTGATCCTGCATCTCGTGCTTATATCGAAAATCGGAAACAAGAAATTATAAGAAAACGAGCTCAAACCAGTCAATCTAACGAACAAGGAGAAGATGTCCAATACCAATATCATGGATCACAATATCGAACATCACAATATCAAGGAGATCAAGCTGAAGGACAACCATCTCATAGAGAACAAGTTCAAGGTGAAAACCAAATGTCACCAAATGATCAAGAAGATTATACCCCGTATTATAATTATCTTGATGGAGCTGATAATAATTTTCCGGGTTTTTAG
- the LOC130499905 gene encoding protein ALP1-like → MNYNFGSSSHVSSSSSSSSDNEYYDDIEKQVACQITANNNFFITQHLLNERHHGGSIHGHRVIDRDRENASRNLFNDYFAENPLFSEAMFRRRFRKGRPLFLRIYDAIQRHDKYFVQRRDGAGKLGLSGLQKITAAFRMLAYGLPADSTDEYIKIGESTALESLKRFCRAVVEVFGSRYLRSPDANDVARLLHIGEHRGFPGMLGSLDCMHWKWKNCPTAWGGQYAGRSGSPTIILEAVADYDLWIWHAYFGLPGSNNDINVLEASHLFANLAEGTAPPANYVINGKHYNMGYYLADGIYPKWSTLVQTIHDPRGPKKKLFAMKQESCRKDVERAFGVLQSRFAIVAGPSRMWNKKVLHDIMTTCIIMHNMIIEDERDINATIEEQGEVPNAEVEMTSGDDAQFQKFLSRHYRIKDRDAHFELRDALIEHLWGEYGNSNN, encoded by the coding sequence ATGAATTATAACTTTGGTAGCTCATCTCAtgtatcatcttcttcttcttcttcttcagataaTGAGTATTATGATGATATTGAAAAGCAAGTAGCATGCCAAATTACTGCaaacaataattttttcatCACTCAACACCTACTTAACGAGAGACACCATGGTGGATCGATTCATGGTCATAGAGTTATTGATCGTGATCGGGAGAATGCTTCTCGCAATCTTTTCAACGACTATTTTGCAGAGAATCCTTTATTCTCTGAGGCGATGTTCCGGCGGCGATTTCGGAAGGGGCGTCCTTTGTTTCTTCGTATTTATGATGCGATACAAAGACATGACAAATATTTTGTCCAAAGGAGAGATGGTGCCGGGAAACTTGGGTTGTCTGGTTTGCAAAAGATAACTGCTGCATTTCGGATGTTGGCGTATGGTCTACCAGCGGATTCAACTGATGAGTACATCAAAATCGGAGAGTCAACTGCCCTAGAAAGTTTGAAGCGCTTTTGTCGTGCTGTTGTCGAGGTTTTTGGAAGCCGCTATCTCCGATCACCTGACGCTAATGATGTTGCACGACTACTCCATATCGGTGAACACCGAGGATTTCCAGGTATGTTGGGTAGTTTAGATTGTATGCATTGGAAATGGAAAAACTGCCCAACAGCTTGGGGAGGACAATATGCCGGTCGTAGTGGTTCTCCCACCATCATTTTAGAGGCTGTAGCTGATTATGATCTTTGGATTTGGCATGCATATTTTGGTCTGCCGGGATCTAATAACGATATCAATGTTTTAGAGGCATCTCATCTTTTTGCTAATTTAGCAGAAGGAACTGCTCCACCGGCTAATTATGTTATTAATGGAAAACATTATAACATGGGTTATTATCTAGCTGATGGTATATATCCAAAATGGTCCACTCTTGTCCAAACAATTCACGATCCCCGTGgtcctaaaaaaaaattattcgcAATGAAACAAGAATCGTGTAGGAAAGACGTTGAACGTGCATTTGGAGTATTGCAGTCAAGATTTGCAATCGTGGCAGGACCATCACGAATGTGGAATAAAAAGGTATTACATGATATAATGACAACTTGTATCATAATGCATAATATGATCATAGAGGATGAACGTGATATCAATGCAACAATTGAAGAACAAGGTGAAGTTCCAAATGCAGAAGTTGAGATGACAAGTGGTGATGATGCTCAATTTCAAAAATTCTTATCTCGGCACTATAGAATCAAAGACCGAGATGCTCATTTTGAACTTCGAGATGCACTAATCGAACATTTGTGGGGTGAATATGGCAATTCTAATAATTAG
- the LOC108827836 gene encoding LOW QUALITY PROTEIN: succinate dehydrogenase [ubiquinone] flavoprotein subunit 1, mitochondrial-like (The sequence of the model RefSeq protein was modified relative to this genomic sequence to represent the inferred CDS: substituted 1 base at 1 genomic stop codon), with product MWRCVSRSLRVPSSSSKTSLSGSRFPRFFSSSSSQTGDYTIVDHTYDAVVVGAGGAGLRAAIGLSEHGFNTACITKLFPTRSHTVAAQGGINAALGNMSEDDWRWHMYDTVKGSDWLGDQDAIQYMCREAPKAVIELENYGLPFSRTEEGKIYXRAFGGQSLDFGKGGQAYRCACAADRTGHALLHTLYGQAMKHNTQFFVEYFALDLLMASDGTCQGVIALNMEDGTLHRFRSAQTILATGGYGRAYFSATSAHTCTGDGNAMVARAGLPLQDLEFVQFHPTGIYGAGCLITEGSRGEGGILRNSEGERFMERYAPTAKDLASRDVVSRSMTMEIREGRGVGPHKDHIYLHLNHLPPEVLKERLPGISETAAIFAGVDVTKEPIPVLPTVHYNMGGIPTNYHGEVVTIKGDDPDAVVPGLMAAGEAACASVHGANRLGANSLLDIVVFGRACANRVAEISKPGQKQRPLEENAGKKTIEWLNKLRHSSGSLPTSSIRLNMQRIMQNNAAVFRTQETLEEGCQLIDKAWESFEDVQVKDRSLIWNSDLIETIELENLLINASITMHSAEARKESRGAHAREDFTKREDGEWMKHTLGYWEDEKVRLEYRPVHMDTLDDEIDTFPPKARVY from the exons atgtggcGCTGCGTGTCTCGTAGCCTTCGTGttccttcatcatcatcaaagacCTCACTCTCTGGATCTCGCTTTCCTAgattcttctcctcctcctcttcg CAAACCGGTGACTACACGATAGTGGATCACACCTATGACGCGGTGGTTGTTGGAGCTGGTGGTGCCGGACTTAGAGCGGCCATTGGATTATCTGAGCATGGCTTTAACACCGCTTGCATTACCAAGCTTTTCCCCACCCGCTCCCACACCGTCGCTGCTCAGGGTGGTATAAATGCTGCACTGGGAAACATGTCCGAAGATGACTGGAGATGGCACATGTATGATACTGTCAAAGGAAGCGACTGGCTTG GTGATCAAGATGCTATCCAGTATATGTGTAGGGAGGCACCTAAagctgttattgaacttgagaATTATGGCCTCCCCTTTTCTCGTACTGAAGAGGGTAAAATCTACTAGCGTGCCTTTGGTGGTCAGAGTCTCGACTTTGGCAAAG GTGGTCAGGCCTATCGTTGTGCTTGTGCTGCTGATCGGACTGGACATGCTCTGTTGCATACCCTATATGGACAAGCTATGAAGCATAACACACAGTTCTTTGTTGAATACTTCGCTCTCGATTTGCTCATGGCTAGTGATG GTACTTGCCAGGGTGTAATTGCACTCAACATGGAAGATGGAACATTGCATCGTTTCCGCTCTGCACAAACAATTTTGGCCACTGGG GGTTATGGCAGAGCATACTTCTCTGCAACCTCAGCACATACCTGCACAGGAGATGGCAATGCCATGGTTGCACGTGCCGGTCTTCCACTCCAG GACTTGGAGTTTGTTCAGTTCCACCCAACTGGTATATATGGAGCCGGATGTCTCATCACTGAAG GATCTCGAGGTGAAGGTGGTATCCTTAGAAACAGTGAAGGTGAACGTTTTATGGAACGATATGCTCCAACTGCCAAGGATCTTGCATCTAGAGATGTTGTCTCCAGATCTATGACTATGGAAATCAGGGAAGGTCGTGGTGTAG GACCGCATAAGGATCATATCTATCTCCATTTGAATCATCTTCCACCAGAAGTTCTAAAAGAAAGGCTTCCTGGAATCTCTGAGACAGCTGCAATCTTTGCTGGTGTTGACGTTACCAAAGAGCCAATTCCAGTTTTGCCCACTGTTCACTACAACATGGGTGGCATCCCAACAAATTACCACGGCGAG GTAGTGACCATCAAAGGAGATGATCCAGATGCAGTGGTTCCTGGGCTTATGGCTGCTGGGGAGGCAGCTTGTGCATCTGTTCATGGTGCCAACAGGCTTGGTGCGAATTCTCTCCTCGACATTGTCGTATTTGGCCGTGCTTGTGCAAATAGGGTTGCAGAGATAAGCAAACCAG GTCAGAAACAGAGACCTCTAGAAGAGAATGCAGGTAAGAAGACGATCGAGTGGCTGAACAAGTTAAGACACTCAAGCGGTTCACTTCCTACTTCAAGTATCAGGCTGAACATGCAGAGGATTATGCAGAACAATGCAGCTGTCTTCCGCACCCAAGAAACATTGGAAGAAG GTTGTCAGTTGATCGACAAGGCATGGGAAAGTTTCGAGGATGTCCAGGTTAAAGATCGGAGTTTGATATG GAACTCTGATCTGATAGAGACAATAGAACTGGAGAACCTTTTGATAAACGCGTCCATAACAATGCATTCAGCGGAAGCACGAAAGGAAAGCAGAGGAGCACATGCTCGGGAGGATTTCACG AAAAGGGAGGATGGAGAATGGATGAAGCACACATTGGGGTACTGGGAAGATGAGAAAGTGAGGTTGGAGTATAGGCCTGTTCACATGGACACTCTCGACGATGAGATTGACACTTTCCCTCCCAAAGCTCGCGtctattga
- the LOC108827837 gene encoding F-box/kelch-repeat protein At5g51250-like → MERSNKGDFVSKRKRKTATTSTRAKKKKPILASLSSLPNDLLVMIVARVPILYYRNLSIVSKSFRSMVASPELYKVRSLLGLTESCLYVCLRFGLGSCKWYTLSSKSSGGGYVLGRVPIANDSPCNVGLGLGNSDLVAVGSDIYNIDKADKTTPTSSVSILDCKSHMWRKAPSIPMEIESLSARVLDRNIFVFGRRYHQDGSWKGSLQVFNTDTQTWDIPRCVLDQASHTFTIDGNLHAVNIFGWVFAFNSKQRRWDLVEIYPSVGEITYSKSYCEIDNVLYSVSKDGALRWYDTDKTRWKDLKGLVGLPKLPNPFAGYGFYVKLTGYGGRKMMVFWSTYFSIPFSPMETIYCAEIALERRNGDCWGKLEWYDGVLSVLAGTKFVKVLSVTL, encoded by the coding sequence ATGGAGAGGTCAAACAAAGGCGATTTCGTATctaagaggaagaggaagacaGCGACTACGAGTACTagggcgaagaagaagaagccaataTTGGCATCTTTGTCGTCACTTCCCAACGATTTGCTAGTGATGATCGTGGCACGCGTTCCAATATTGTACTATCGGAATCTGTCAATAGTATCCAAGAGCTTTCGATCTATGGTGGCTTCACCTGAGCTTTACAAGGTCAGGTCACTCTTGGGCCTTACGGAGAGCTGTCTCTATGTATGCTTGAGGTTCGGGTTGGGTTCTTGTAAGTGGTACACCCTCTCCTCCAAGAGTAGTGGCGGCGGCTATGTTTTGGGTAGAGTCCCAATTGCCAATGATTCTCCTTGTAATgtgggtttgggtttgggtaATTCAGATCTTGTGGCTGTTGGTTCTGATATCTACAACATTGACAAAGCAGATAAAACCACGCCCACCTCTAGTGTCTCGATTCTTGATTGCAAGTCTCACATGTGGCGTAAGGCTCCCAGCATCCCAATGGAGATAGAGTCACTTTCTGCCAGGGTCCTTGATcgaaatatatttgtatttggACGACGCTACCATCAAGATGGTTCCTGGAAGGGCTCGCTCCAGGTATTCAACACAGATACGCAAACTTGGGATATCCCTCGGTGTGTATTGGACCAAGCCAGTCACACTTTTACTATTGACGGAAATCTCCACGCGGTAAATATATTTGGTTGGGTGTTTGCTTTCAATTCAAAGCAACGTAGATGGGACCTAGTTGAAATATATCCAAGCGTGGGTGAAATTACGTATTCGAAATCTTACTGCGAGATTGATAATGTTCTCTACTCTGTTTCTAAAGACGGAGCTCTAAGATGGTATGACACCGACAAAACAAGGTGGAAAGATTTGAAGGGTTTGGTAGGACTACCTAAGTTGCCTAATCCTTTTGCTGGTTAtggtttttatgttaaattaacGGGTTATGGTGGTCGAAAGATGATGGTTTTCTGGAGTACATATTTTAGTATCCCCTTCTCTCCCatggagaccatatattgtgcCGAGATAGCGCTTGAAAGACGCAATGGAGATTGTTGGGGGAAACTTGAGTGGTATGATGGTGTGCTTTCAGTCCTTGCGGGAACTAAGTTTGTTAAAGTTCTTTCTGTAACGCTTTGA